In a genomic window of Mycolicibacter heraklionensis:
- a CDS encoding acyl-CoA dehydrogenase family protein codes for MQLAFDAQVEEFRAEFAAFLDANLPAEADTLERPRSVSHMPGWARRWQRLLFDNGWLLPGNPPEFGGRNATLLQQFVHLEELCRRRIYHSFNPQGVNIIAASLLSFGSDEQKRRWAVPILRAEITASLGMSEPSAGSDLASLRTRAVRDGIEGDDFIVNGQKVWTSGAHDADVLLTFVRTDPDAPKHKGISVLVIPTDTPGVVRRPFPTICGIEDQDFNEVFFTDVRVPAENLVGPLHGGWRVANGSLGHERTMMWLGFADRLDNIIADFHPEGALERDRFATAVMDYQALRLLGSAALARAARGQEDVAALSVLKLLGSEAEMFASGHALDAAGIDGLVHPANSGPYAPMNLDSYFASWFERHARSFSGTIAGGTSEIHRNIIAQQGLGLPRG; via the coding sequence TTGCAGCTCGCATTTGACGCGCAAGTCGAGGAATTCCGCGCCGAGTTCGCGGCCTTCCTCGACGCCAACCTGCCCGCCGAGGCCGACACGCTCGAGCGGCCACGTTCGGTGTCGCACATGCCGGGGTGGGCGCGCCGCTGGCAGCGATTGCTGTTCGACAACGGTTGGTTGTTGCCCGGCAACCCGCCGGAGTTCGGTGGCCGCAACGCCACCCTGCTGCAGCAGTTCGTGCATCTGGAGGAGCTGTGCCGCCGCCGCATTTATCACAGCTTCAATCCACAGGGTGTGAATATCATTGCGGCATCGTTGCTTTCGTTTGGCAGTGACGAGCAGAAGCGGCGCTGGGCGGTGCCGATTCTGCGCGCTGAGATCACCGCGTCACTGGGCATGAGCGAACCGAGCGCCGGATCGGACCTGGCGTCGTTGCGGACCAGGGCGGTACGCGACGGTATAGAAGGGGACGATTTCATTGTCAACGGCCAGAAGGTGTGGACCTCGGGCGCGCACGACGCCGACGTGCTGCTGACGTTCGTCCGCACCGATCCCGACGCGCCCAAACACAAGGGCATCAGTGTGCTGGTCATCCCCACCGACACCCCGGGGGTGGTGCGTCGTCCGTTCCCCACCATCTGCGGGATCGAGGACCAGGACTTCAACGAGGTCTTCTTCACCGATGTGCGCGTGCCGGCGGAGAACCTGGTCGGTCCGCTGCACGGTGGCTGGCGGGTGGCCAATGGATCGCTGGGCCACGAACGCACCATGATGTGGCTGGGTTTCGCCGACCGGTTGGACAACATCATCGCCGACTTCCACCCCGAGGGCGCGCTCGAACGTGACCGATTTGCCACGGCGGTCATGGACTACCAGGCCCTGCGCCTGTTGGGGTCGGCGGCGCTGGCGCGGGCGGCGCGCGGCCAGGAGGACGTGGCCGCACTGTCGGTGCTCAAGCTGCTCGGCTCCGAGGCCGAGATGTTCGCCTCCGGTCACGCGCTGGATGCGGCCGGGATCGACGGGCTCGTGCACCCGGCGAATTCGGGACCGTACGCGCCGATGAACCTCGACAGCTACTTCGCCAGCTGGTTCGAGCGGCACGCCCGCAGCTTCTCAGGCACCATCGCCGGGGGCACCTCGGAGATTCACCGCAACATCATCGCCCAGCAGGGGCTGGGTTTGCCCCGGGGCTGA
- a CDS encoding acyl-CoA dehydrogenase family protein, with amino-acid sequence MLLEFDDDQRLWQGTVRDVVGKQCSPSLVRSVAEGEADGAVDALWKVYVDLGWTELHEPDTAVELAIVLEELGRATDPTPFLATMTQFAPLVGDRHNPDGSTGAAVFSGVSAHRNAGGWVLDGTALHVLDGDRADRLAVVTAAGVFVVDAGAVTTRKSAVFDPTLHVSDVSFAGVEVPDSARIRVDVERARHVALSGMAMTMVGACQRILDLALEHVRSRHQFGVPIGSFQAVQHKAADMHVAIERARALAYFAALTIAVDDPRRRMASAMAKAAAGECQSVVFRHGLQLFGAMGFTWENDLQFALKRAKAGELMLGGAAQHRAAIAEEYLAARI; translated from the coding sequence ATGCTCTTGGAGTTCGACGACGATCAGCGGCTATGGCAGGGCACGGTACGCGATGTGGTGGGCAAACAGTGTTCGCCGTCGCTGGTGCGCAGTGTCGCCGAGGGCGAGGCGGACGGCGCTGTCGACGCCCTCTGGAAGGTCTACGTGGACCTGGGCTGGACCGAGCTGCACGAGCCGGACACCGCGGTAGAGCTGGCGATCGTCCTGGAAGAACTGGGCCGCGCCACCGACCCCACGCCGTTCCTGGCGACCATGACCCAGTTCGCTCCGCTGGTCGGGGACCGCCACAACCCCGACGGTTCCACCGGTGCGGCGGTCTTCAGCGGGGTGAGCGCACACCGTAACGCCGGCGGCTGGGTACTCGACGGAACCGCTCTGCACGTGCTGGATGGGGATCGCGCCGATCGGTTGGCGGTGGTCACCGCGGCGGGCGTGTTCGTGGTCGACGCCGGCGCGGTGACGACTCGCAAGTCGGCCGTCTTTGACCCGACGTTGCATGTCAGCGACGTGTCCTTCGCCGGAGTCGAGGTGCCCGACAGCGCCCGGATCCGGGTCGATGTCGAGCGGGCCCGCCACGTCGCGCTCAGCGGAATGGCGATGACGATGGTCGGCGCCTGCCAGCGCATTCTCGATCTGGCGCTGGAGCATGTCCGCAGCCGGCATCAGTTCGGGGTCCCGATTGGGTCCTTCCAGGCTGTCCAGCACAAGGCCGCAGACATGCACGTGGCGATCGAACGCGCCCGGGCGCTGGCCTATTTCGCCGCGCTGACGATCGCGGTCGATGACCCGCGGCGGCGGATGGCGTCCGCCATGGCCAAGGCTGCGGCCGGGGAATGCCAGTCGGTGGTCTTCCGGCACGGGCTGCAACTGTTCGGTGCGATGGGATTCACCTGGGAGAACGACCTGCAGTTCGCGCTGAAGCGGGCCAAGGCCGGTGAACTGATGTTGGGTGGTGCCGCGCAGCACCGCGCCGCGATCGCCGAGGAATACCTTGCAGCTCGCATTTGA
- a CDS encoding amidohydrolase family protein, with protein sequence MIEHPDGARTPVIDASVHIFAASNKDLRSFMREPFKSRGFPDYEMDWYGAPGGEYAPGTDGPQRRYPGSDPEVVAQHLFTERGVDVAVLHPMTRGVMPDRHLGSAIAAAHNEILVSRWLDHPEYGEQFRGTIRVNPDDIAGALREIDRWKDHPRVVQIGIPLQSRELFGKPQFWPLWEAAVAAGLPVAAHIEVGAGIAAAPTPSGNTRTYEQYASFMACNYIYHLMNMIAEGVFERMPELKFVWADGAADLLTPFIWRMDCFGRPHLEQTPWAPKMPSDYLPGHVFFVQGAMDGPGDTDFAGEWLGFTGKEDMVMYGSSYPHWQRNELTVPSAFSAEQRDKLCWLNASRLYGIDVPARAGAH encoded by the coding sequence ATGATCGAACACCCGGACGGCGCCCGCACGCCCGTGATCGACGCCAGCGTGCACATCTTCGCGGCATCCAACAAGGATTTGCGCAGCTTCATGCGAGAGCCGTTCAAGAGCCGTGGCTTCCCGGACTACGAGATGGACTGGTACGGCGCGCCGGGCGGTGAATACGCGCCCGGCACCGACGGCCCGCAGCGCCGATACCCGGGGTCGGACCCCGAGGTGGTCGCCCAGCACCTGTTCACCGAACGCGGGGTCGACGTGGCGGTGCTGCACCCGATGACCCGTGGCGTCATGCCGGACCGGCATCTGGGCTCGGCGATCGCCGCGGCGCACAACGAGATCCTGGTGTCACGCTGGCTGGATCACCCCGAGTACGGCGAGCAGTTCCGCGGCACCATAAGGGTCAACCCGGACGACATCGCCGGCGCGCTGCGTGAGATCGACCGGTGGAAGGACCACCCCCGGGTGGTGCAGATCGGCATCCCGCTGCAGTCCCGCGAGCTCTTCGGCAAACCGCAGTTCTGGCCGCTGTGGGAGGCGGCCGTGGCCGCGGGCCTACCGGTCGCAGCTCATATCGAGGTCGGCGCGGGTATCGCGGCGGCGCCGACGCCGTCGGGCAACACCCGCACCTACGAGCAGTACGCCAGCTTCATGGCCTGCAACTACATCTATCACCTGATGAACATGATCGCCGAGGGCGTCTTCGAACGGATGCCCGAGCTGAAGTTCGTCTGGGCCGACGGCGCCGCGGACCTGCTGACGCCGTTCATCTGGCGGATGGATTGCTTCGGCCGGCCGCACCTGGAGCAGACGCCGTGGGCGCCGAAGATGCCCAGCGACTACCTGCCCGGCCACGTGTTCTTCGTTCAGGGCGCCATGGACGGCCCCGGCGACACCGACTTCGCCGGCGAATGGCTCGGATTCACCGGCAAAGAGGACATGGTGATGTACGGGTCTAGCTACCCGCACTGGCAGCGCAACGAACTGACCGTGCCGAGCGCGTTCAGCGCCGAACAACGCGACAAGCTGTGCTGGCTCAACGCCAGTCGGCTCTACGGCATCGACGTTCCGGCCCGCGCAGGCGCACACTAG
- a CDS encoding amidohydrolase family protein, with the protein MSVTATERKPAAERIAVRCVDSDVHPMPRRGELVQYLPEPWRSKYFLPRRVGELIYYDAPDYAHAFAMRVDAFPADGEFPGSDPDLAFKQLIMDAGSDFVILEPGAYPARIPEAQQAMSSALNDWQANHWLDAKNNWHQRWRGSICAAIEDPAGAADEIEKWAGHPYMAQVLIKAEPRPSWGDPKYDPIWAAATKHDITVSCHLSRSHHEELPMPPVGMPSYNHDFMVTYSLLAANQVMSLVFDGVFDRFPTLRIVLVEHAFTWILPLMWRMDAIYEARKSWVDIKRKPSEYVKEHIKFTTQPLDYPEDKTELTRVLEWMECDKILLYSSDYPHWTFDDPRWLVKHLPKAAREAVMFKNGLQTYHLPDTVPALEGQVRVF; encoded by the coding sequence ATGTCTGTGACAGCCACCGAGCGCAAGCCGGCCGCCGAGAGGATTGCCGTACGGTGCGTCGACTCCGACGTTCATCCCATGCCGCGACGCGGCGAACTGGTCCAGTACCTTCCTGAGCCGTGGCGCAGCAAGTACTTCCTGCCCCGCCGGGTCGGCGAGCTGATCTACTACGACGCCCCCGACTACGCGCACGCCTTCGCCATGCGCGTCGACGCGTTTCCCGCCGACGGCGAATTCCCGGGCAGCGACCCGGATCTGGCGTTCAAGCAGCTCATCATGGACGCAGGTTCTGACTTCGTGATCCTGGAGCCCGGCGCCTACCCGGCCCGCATTCCCGAAGCACAGCAGGCGATGTCCTCGGCGCTCAACGACTGGCAGGCCAACCACTGGCTGGACGCCAAGAACAACTGGCACCAGCGCTGGCGCGGCTCGATCTGCGCCGCGATCGAGGACCCTGCCGGCGCCGCCGATGAGATCGAGAAGTGGGCCGGCCACCCGTACATGGCACAGGTCCTGATCAAGGCCGAGCCCCGCCCGTCGTGGGGGGACCCCAAATACGACCCGATCTGGGCGGCGGCCACCAAGCACGACATCACCGTCAGCTGCCACCTGTCCCGCAGCCACCACGAAGAACTGCCGATGCCGCCGGTCGGGATGCCCAGCTACAACCACGACTTCATGGTCACCTACTCGCTACTGGCCGCGAATCAGGTGATGAGCCTGGTCTTCGACGGAGTCTTCGACCGGTTCCCCACCCTGCGCATCGTGCTGGTCGAGCATGCCTTCACCTGGATCCTGCCGCTGATGTGGCGGATGGACGCCATCTACGAAGCCCGCAAGTCATGGGTGGACATCAAGCGCAAGCCCAGTGAGTACGTCAAGGAACACATCAAATTCACCACCCAGCCGCTGGACTACCCGGAGGACAAGACCGAACTCACGCGGGTCCTCGAATGGATGGAGTGCGACAAGATCCTGCTGTACTCCTCGGACTACCCGCACTGGACCTTCGACGACCCGCGCTGGCTGGTGAAGCACCTGCCCAAGGCGGCCAGGGAAGCGGTGATGTTCAAAAACGGCTTGCAGACCTACCACCTCCCCGACACGGTCCCGGCCCTCGAAGGACAGGTGCGGGTGTTCTAG
- a CDS encoding Rieske (2Fe-2S) protein, whose product MSPDEKRPRLAQGREHIVATIDEIPPGTHKLVPIGHHGVGVYNINGTFYAIANFCPHQGGPLCSGRLRGRTVVDEESPGDATMVRDLEYIYCPWHQWGFELATGTTAVKPEWSIRTYPVRVVGNDVLVQA is encoded by the coding sequence ATGAGTCCCGACGAAAAGCGGCCCCGGCTGGCCCAGGGCCGCGAGCACATTGTTGCCACCATCGATGAAATCCCGCCCGGCACACACAAACTCGTCCCGATCGGGCATCACGGGGTCGGCGTGTACAACATCAACGGGACGTTCTACGCTATCGCGAACTTCTGCCCCCATCAGGGCGGTCCGTTGTGCTCGGGCCGGCTGCGGGGCCGCACCGTCGTCGACGAGGAGAGCCCGGGCGACGCCACCATGGTGCGGGACCTCGAGTACATCTACTGCCCCTGGCATCAATGGGGTTTCGAACTCGCCACCGGCACGACCGCGGTCAAACCGGAATGGAGCATCCGCACCTACCCGGTGCGGGTAGTCGGCAACGACGTCCTCGTCCAGGCCTAG
- a CDS encoding alpha/beta fold hydrolase, which translates to MASIEVNAGNVVYEILGTAGDLIVLTPGGRFSKEIPGLRPLAEALVDGGYRVLLWDRPNCGASDVQFYGQSESHMRAETLHGLLTALDTGPVILAGGSGGARDSILTTMLYPELVTKLALWNIVGGVYGTFVLGSYYVVPSILAVRGGGPAALLGMREWRERIEENPNNKQRLLDLDGDAFLKVMLRWLNAFVSKPGQTIPGVDDEMFDRITVPTLIIRGGENDWDHPKRTSLEVNCLIKGSELIDPPWPEDAWERAGEERASGKVSHFNMFDTWVQAAPAILEFLGR; encoded by the coding sequence GTGGCCTCTATCGAAGTCAACGCGGGCAACGTTGTCTACGAAATCCTCGGCACCGCCGGTGACCTGATCGTGCTGACACCCGGTGGCCGGTTCTCCAAGGAAATTCCCGGGCTGCGCCCGCTCGCCGAAGCACTCGTCGACGGCGGCTACCGGGTACTGCTGTGGGACCGTCCGAACTGCGGCGCCTCCGACGTGCAGTTCTACGGCCAGTCCGAATCGCACATGCGCGCCGAGACCCTGCACGGACTGCTCACCGCCCTGGACACCGGGCCGGTCATCCTGGCCGGCGGCTCGGGCGGGGCGCGGGACTCGATCCTGACCACCATGCTCTATCCGGAGCTGGTCACCAAGCTGGCGCTGTGGAACATCGTGGGCGGCGTCTACGGCACCTTCGTGCTCGGGTCCTACTACGTGGTGCCCAGCATTCTGGCCGTGCGGGGCGGCGGGCCGGCTGCCCTACTGGGCATGCGCGAGTGGCGGGAGCGGATCGAGGAGAACCCGAACAACAAGCAGCGACTGCTCGACCTGGACGGTGATGCGTTCCTCAAAGTGATGTTGCGCTGGCTCAACGCATTTGTGTCCAAGCCGGGCCAGACAATTCCCGGCGTCGACGACGAGATGTTCGACCGGATCACGGTTCCCACGCTGATCATCCGCGGCGGCGAGAACGACTGGGACCACCCGAAACGCACCTCGCTGGAGGTGAACTGCCTGATCAAGGGCTCGGAGCTGATCGATCCGCCCTGGCCGGAGGACGCCTGGGAGCGAGCCGGCGAGGAGCGCGCCTCCGGAAAAGTCAGTCATTTCAACATGTTCGACACCTGGGTGCAGGCCGCCCCGGCCATCCTCGAATTCCTGGGCCGCTGA
- a CDS encoding NADH-ubiquinone oxidoreductase-F iron-sulfur binding region domain-containing protein, whose amino-acid sequence MTTTAATPGVTVATWAGCAPRLLRVRSGVEDAAEYLAGEGYRPLPDAEEFLAEVERSGLLGRGGAAFPLAVKLRSVRDAALRGRDTVVLANGEEGEPASVKDRWLLRNRPHLVLDGLRLAAAAVAATHAYVYVSDPSAARSVENALSELAPEVLGRLLITVYTVDAGYVAGEETAAVRAINGGPAKPTDKPPRPYQRGIHRRPTLVSNVETLANLPYLLRHGAAAFRAHGTALSPGTFLATVSGGGRPPVLYELPHGITVSELLRVHGIPAEQVRGALMGGYFAGLLNRDALETTLDHESLRARGSGLGCGAISVLTDDCPVAVAASVLAYFGRENAGQCGSCFNGTVAMAAVAEALRDGVATAEDVQRLQRWAGALPGRGACGTLDGATNVAASLLTRFPELVASHLDGSCDACRGGAFRAERPYAVEEVTA is encoded by the coding sequence ATGACGACAACTGCAGCAACGCCAGGGGTCACCGTAGCCACGTGGGCAGGCTGCGCTCCGCGGCTGCTGCGCGTGCGATCCGGCGTCGAGGACGCGGCGGAATACCTCGCCGGCGAAGGCTATCGGCCGCTGCCCGACGCGGAGGAGTTCCTCGCCGAGGTGGAACGCAGCGGGTTGCTCGGACGCGGCGGAGCGGCGTTTCCGCTTGCGGTCAAGCTGCGTTCGGTGCGCGACGCCGCGTTGCGTGGCCGCGACACCGTTGTCCTGGCCAACGGCGAAGAGGGCGAACCGGCCTCGGTCAAGGACCGCTGGCTGCTGCGCAACCGCCCGCACCTGGTACTGGACGGATTGCGCCTGGCCGCCGCAGCCGTGGCGGCCACGCACGCCTACGTCTATGTCTCCGATCCGTCGGCGGCCCGCAGCGTCGAGAACGCACTGTCCGAACTCGCCCCGGAAGTCCTTGGCAGGCTGCTGATCACGGTGTACACCGTCGACGCGGGCTATGTGGCCGGCGAGGAGACCGCGGCGGTTCGGGCCATCAATGGCGGCCCGGCCAAGCCGACCGACAAGCCGCCGCGCCCCTACCAGCGGGGAATTCATCGGCGCCCGACACTGGTCTCCAATGTCGAAACGCTGGCGAATCTTCCCTATCTGCTGCGACACGGCGCGGCGGCATTCCGTGCACACGGGACCGCCTTGTCGCCGGGCACCTTCCTGGCCACGGTGAGCGGCGGCGGGCGACCGCCCGTGCTCTACGAGCTGCCGCATGGCATCACGGTCTCCGAACTACTGCGGGTACACGGGATTCCGGCCGAGCAGGTCCGCGGTGCGCTCATGGGCGGCTACTTCGCCGGCCTGCTCAACCGCGACGCACTGGAGACCACCCTCGACCACGAGTCGCTGCGCGCCCGCGGCAGCGGTCTGGGCTGCGGAGCGATCTCCGTCCTGACCGACGACTGCCCCGTCGCGGTGGCAGCCTCGGTGTTGGCCTATTTCGGACGGGAGAATGCCGGGCAGTGCGGGTCATGCTTCAACGGCACCGTGGCCATGGCCGCGGTCGCCGAAGCACTGCGCGACGGGGTCGCGACCGCTGAAGACGTGCAGCGACTGCAACGGTGGGCCGGTGCGCTGCCCGGGCGGGGTGCCTGCGGCACGCTGGACGGCGCCACCAATGTTGCCGCCAGCCTGCTGACTCGGTTCCCGGAATTGGTGGCCAGCCACCTGGACGGCTCCTGCGACGCCTGCCGCGGCGGCGCCTTCCGCGCCGAACGTCCCTACGCGGTCGAGGAGGTGACGGCATGA
- a CDS encoding thiolase C-terminal domain-containing protein → MSSPGRPLPAVTPENEFFWTAGADGVLRVQKCLDCAALIHPPQPVCRYCRGTNMGVRDVSGRATLAGFTVNHRFSLPGLPAPYVVAQVAINEDPRVRLTTNIIDCDPDHLELGQQVQVAFENIEDVWLPLFRPVPDSAETKPLPEDEIAPEDYAQHVRPMVTTDKFEDKVALTGIGMSTLGRRQMVDPLSLTVAACEAAIADAGLSIEDIDGLSTYPGAGLPGPFGEGGVTALEAALGLHPTWHNGGLETFGPSGSVIAAMLAVATGLARHVLCFRTLWEATYNELMKQGKIRPPGGRTTSWQMPFGATSAAHTLAQNAQRHFHRYGTTRETLGWIALNQRANAALNPTAIYRDPMSMDDYLSARMITTPFGLYDCDVPCDGAVAVIVSAVDAARDLAKPPIRVEAVGTQIIERIDWDQSTLTHEPQVLGQSAHLWSRTSLRPADVDVAELYDGFTFNCLSWIEALGFCGIGEAKSFLDGGTNIARDGVLPLNTHGGQLSHGRTHGMGLIHEAVTQLRGEAGERQVAGARVAVASSGGLTPSGVILLRTDA, encoded by the coding sequence ATGAGCTCACCCGGACGCCCTCTTCCAGCCGTTACCCCCGAGAACGAATTCTTCTGGACCGCAGGCGCCGACGGCGTGCTGCGAGTACAGAAATGCCTCGACTGCGCCGCGCTGATTCACCCGCCGCAGCCGGTATGCCGGTATTGCCGCGGCACGAACATGGGTGTGCGGGACGTGTCCGGGCGCGCCACCCTGGCCGGGTTCACCGTCAACCATCGGTTCAGCCTGCCCGGGCTGCCGGCGCCCTATGTGGTGGCCCAGGTAGCGATCAACGAAGACCCGCGAGTTCGGTTGACCACCAACATCATCGATTGCGATCCCGACCACCTCGAGCTGGGCCAGCAGGTGCAGGTGGCGTTCGAGAACATCGAGGATGTGTGGCTGCCGCTGTTTCGCCCGGTGCCGGACAGTGCGGAGACCAAGCCGCTTCCCGAGGACGAGATCGCACCCGAGGACTACGCACAGCACGTGCGCCCGATGGTGACGACCGACAAGTTCGAGGACAAGGTGGCGCTCACCGGGATCGGCATGTCCACGTTGGGGCGCCGGCAGATGGTGGACCCCCTGTCGCTGACCGTGGCCGCGTGCGAGGCGGCGATCGCCGATGCAGGGCTGAGCATCGAGGACATCGACGGGCTCTCCACGTATCCCGGCGCCGGCCTGCCCGGTCCCTTCGGTGAGGGCGGAGTGACCGCGCTCGAAGCGGCGTTGGGCCTCCACCCGACCTGGCACAACGGCGGACTCGAGACGTTCGGGCCGAGCGGATCGGTGATCGCCGCCATGTTGGCGGTGGCCACCGGGTTGGCGCGCCATGTGCTGTGTTTCCGCACCCTGTGGGAGGCCACCTACAACGAGCTGATGAAGCAGGGCAAGATCAGGCCACCCGGCGGGCGGACCACGAGCTGGCAGATGCCGTTCGGGGCCACCTCGGCCGCGCACACCCTGGCGCAGAACGCCCAACGGCACTTCCACCGCTACGGCACCACCCGCGAGACCCTGGGCTGGATTGCGCTGAATCAGCGGGCCAACGCCGCGCTCAATCCGACGGCGATCTACCGGGACCCGATGAGCATGGACGACTACCTGTCCGCTCGGATGATCACCACCCCGTTCGGTCTTTACGACTGCGACGTCCCCTGCGACGGTGCGGTCGCGGTGATCGTGTCGGCCGTCGATGCGGCACGCGACCTGGCCAAGCCGCCGATCCGAGTCGAGGCGGTCGGGACCCAGATCATCGAGCGGATCGATTGGGACCAGAGCACGCTGACCCATGAGCCGCAGGTCCTCGGCCAGTCCGCGCACCTATGGTCGCGGACGTCGTTGCGGCCGGCCGACGTCGACGTCGCCGAGCTCTACGACGGGTTCACCTTCAACTGCCTGTCCTGGATTGAGGCACTGGGCTTTTGCGGCATCGGTGAGGCGAAGAGCTTCCTGGACGGGGGCACCAACATCGCGCGCGACGGGGTGCTGCCGCTGAACACGCACGGCGGTCAACTCTCGCACGGTCGCACCCACGGCATGGGACTGATCCACGAGGCCGTCACCCAGTTGCGCGGCGAGGCCGGTGAACGCCAGGTCGCCGGCGCGCGAGTCGCCGTGGCGAGCAGCGGCGGCCTCACACCGAGCGGGGTCATACTGCTGCGGACAGACGCGTGA
- a CDS encoding alpha/beta hydrolase, which translates to MKAATVRPRMVSADGVPMSALVAEVPDPHAVVVALHGGGTTSIYFDCPGQATLSLLRTGAALGYTVIALDRPGYGSSALYPEAMTEPEQRVRLAYLAVDRILGDRARGAGLFVLGHSNGCELAVRMAADDRGSELLGLELAGTGLRYQDAARAALGSAGPGQRPAGLRELLWEPAALYPEAVLRGITNASPGSPYEADMVTSWPRRDFPSLAGRVRVPVRFTFAEHEKVWESGPDAQREIRDIFTAADSFTSHQQPEAGHNLSLGFSAAEYHRSVLSFVDDCAAAVVARDSEVS; encoded by the coding sequence GTGAAGGCCGCCACGGTTCGCCCCCGGATGGTCAGCGCCGACGGGGTGCCGATGTCGGCGCTGGTCGCCGAGGTCCCTGACCCGCATGCCGTGGTGGTCGCGCTGCATGGCGGCGGGACCACGTCGATCTATTTCGACTGCCCCGGACAGGCCACGCTGTCGCTGTTGAGAACCGGTGCGGCGCTGGGTTACACCGTGATCGCGTTGGATCGTCCGGGCTACGGCAGTTCGGCACTGTATCCCGAGGCGATGACCGAGCCCGAGCAACGCGTCCGGCTGGCCTACCTGGCCGTCGACCGGATCCTCGGTGACCGGGCGCGCGGCGCCGGCCTGTTCGTGCTGGGCCACTCCAACGGTTGCGAGCTGGCGGTGCGGATGGCGGCAGATGACCGGGGCTCCGAACTGCTGGGCTTGGAGCTGGCGGGTACCGGACTGCGCTACCAGGACGCCGCGCGAGCCGCGTTGGGCTCGGCCGGGCCCGGCCAGCGGCCCGCCGGTCTGCGCGAACTGCTCTGGGAGCCCGCCGCGCTGTATCCGGAGGCGGTGCTGCGCGGGATCACCAACGCGTCCCCGGGCTCGCCCTATGAAGCCGACATGGTTACCAGTTGGCCGCGCCGGGACTTTCCGTCGCTGGCGGGACGGGTTCGGGTTCCAGTGCGCTTCACCTTCGCCGAGCACGAGAAGGTCTGGGAGTCCGGCCCGGACGCGCAGCGCGAGATCCGCGACATCTTCACCGCCGCAGACAGTTTCACGAGCCACCAGCAGCCCGAGGCAGGCCACAATCTCAGCCTCGGCTTCAGCGCAGCGGAATATCACCGCTCGGTGCTGTCATTCGTCGACGATTGCGCGGCTGCTGTCGTCGCGCGGGATTCGGAGGTCAGCTGA
- a CDS encoding NAD(P)-dependent oxidoreductase codes for MRVGFIGLGSQGAPMARRIVEGGYATTLWARRDGTLEPFSDTEARVADSPAELARQSDLVCLCVVGDADVDEVVRGDNGVLAGLQPGGILAIHSTVHPETCRRLAQDFGEQQVSVIDAPVSGGGPAAAAGTLLVMAGGDADVVERCRPVFETYADPVVHLGDLGSGQVTKLLNNLLFTANLGTAATALALGKQLGVAADRLAEVVSRGSANSFALNSIRGSGGTLDRLAGLAGSLLQKDVRLVSDLAQRAGADPGAVLDAADAALSLMDHPR; via the coding sequence ATGCGCGTCGGCTTCATCGGATTGGGCAGTCAAGGCGCGCCGATGGCACGCCGCATCGTCGAGGGCGGGTACGCAACGACGTTGTGGGCGCGACGAGACGGCACGCTGGAGCCCTTCTCCGACACCGAGGCCCGCGTTGCCGACTCGCCCGCGGAGCTGGCCCGCCAGAGCGACCTCGTCTGCCTCTGCGTGGTCGGTGACGCCGACGTCGACGAAGTGGTCCGAGGGGACAACGGCGTGCTGGCCGGTCTGCAGCCCGGCGGGATCCTCGCGATTCACAGCACGGTGCATCCCGAGACCTGTCGCCGGTTGGCTCAAGACTTTGGCGAACAGCAGGTTTCGGTGATCGATGCGCCGGTGAGCGGGGGCGGTCCGGCCGCCGCGGCCGGCACGTTGCTGGTGATGGCCGGGGGCGACGCCGACGTCGTGGAGCGCTGCCGGCCGGTCTTCGAAACCTACGCCGATCCGGTGGTGCATCTGGGCGATCTGGGCTCGGGTCAAGTAACCAAGTTGCTCAACAACCTGTTGTTCACCGCCAACCTCGGGACCGCCGCCACCGCGCTGGCTCTGGGCAAGCAATTGGGCGTCGCCGCCGACCGGCTCGCCGAGGTGGTGTCACGGGGCAGTGCGAACAGCTTCGCGCTGAACAGCATCCGGGGTTCCGGCGGCACGTTGGACCGGCTGGCCGGCCTGGCGGGATCCCTGCTGCAAAAGGATGTCCGGCTGGTGTCCGACCTGGCGCAGCGGGCTGGGGCGGATCCCGGTGCGGTGCTCGATGCCGCCGACGCGGCGCTGTCGCTGATGGACCACCCCCGATGA